In Finegoldia magna ATCC 53516, a genomic segment contains:
- a CDS encoding DUF6110 family protein, producing MINKKIISVGAGIIAGAIGGKVLNSKLAKKAAVSTVVGGLKVKESIDKTVENIRVSAEDVIAEAKDVKEREEKEEAKKNDEMDIEKVAEEQEEKTEEKVEDKTEEENK from the coding sequence ATGATAAACAAAAAAATAATTAGCGTAGGTGCAGGAATAATAGCTGGAGCTATTGGTGGAAAAGTTTTGAATTCAAAGCTAGCTAAAAAAGCTGCTGTTAGTACAGTTGTTGGAGGATTAAAAGTTAAAGAATCTATCGATAAAACTGTTGAAAATATTAGAGTTTCTGCAGAAGATGTTATTGCAGAAGCAAAAGATGTAAAAGAAAGAGAAGAAAAAGAAGAAGCTAAGAAAAACGATGAAATGGACATCGAAAAAGTAGCTGAAGAACAAGAAGAAAAAACTGAAGAAAAAGTTGAAGATAAAACAGAGGAAGAAAATAAATAA
- the trxA gene encoding thioredoxin — translation MIYLNNENFDEEVIQAKGKILVDFYADWCGPCQGLAPIIEEIDEENKDENIKICKLNVDGAQEISRKYKVMSIPTILVFEDGEIIKSTVGMVEKEYILDMLK, via the coding sequence ATGATTTATTTAAACAATGAAAACTTTGATGAAGAAGTAATTCAAGCAAAAGGCAAAATTTTGGTAGATTTCTATGCAGATTGGTGTGGACCATGCCAAGGACTCGCTCCAATAATTGAAGAAATTGATGAAGAAAACAAAGACGAAAACATCAAAATCTGTAAATTAAATGTAGATGGAGCACAAGAAATTTCCAGAAAATACAAAGTAATGAGTATTCCTACAATTTTGGTATTTGAAGATGGAGAAATCATAAAATCTACTGTAGGTATGGTAGAAAAAGAATATATTTTGGATATGCTAAAATAA